In one window of Armatimonadota bacterium DNA:
- a CDS encoding glycosyltransferase family 39 protein, which yields MNMSQVRHNQIIAVALFVVSFALLATTAGHYGLTYDEPVYLGLGQRHAQWFADLWQSIRGGDIVTPFSAPMLDSAWNAGKDQQPPLVKVASGLGQRWLTWLLGEWAAMRLPSILLFSIAVAALFLLCAPLWGRIAGLFAALSLLLMPRGFAHAHYGALDASIASLSLLTLFAFLRLAEHDTWRWAVIAGVAFGLALLTKLNAFFLPIMVIAWAVLCARHMLGKAAVALLIIGPAVFFVGWPWLWHAPVERFAGYIAFHLRHYPVDVFYLGRTYHYAPWHYPGIVTSVTTPPAALLLAAVGLANIARVRPEHERQQAVAILLGIGLGVSLLFSSLPVAPKYNGVRLFLPALPLIAGLAGAGFGIVTHYLRAAMARWRGGRFAGRARWLAAALALMLLLPGLFAVAATHPHQLAYYNALVGGPAGAQKKGFETIYWGGVYLDALQDFNRLPRDTTLYITPAGVVSLLVFYQRAGMLREDLRFVSTGETPSDTLNAVVYSDLVVFQCAQSEFDDVSWPLYRRGRPLMSRMLGPASLAVPLLNGYTSDAALAVLKEKRAASDTEGQAAQ from the coding sequence ATGAATATGTCACAGGTCCGTCACAACCAGATCATCGCCGTCGCGCTCTTCGTTGTATCGTTCGCGCTCCTGGCGACGACTGCGGGGCACTACGGCCTGACCTACGACGAGCCGGTGTATCTGGGCCTGGGGCAGCGTCACGCGCAATGGTTCGCGGATCTGTGGCAGAGCATCCGCGGCGGCGATATCGTGACCCCCTTTTCGGCGCCGATGCTCGATTCCGCATGGAACGCGGGCAAGGACCAACAGCCGCCGTTGGTCAAGGTCGCTTCGGGTCTCGGGCAGCGTTGGCTTACCTGGCTCTTGGGCGAGTGGGCGGCCATGCGCTTGCCCAGCATCCTGCTGTTCTCCATCGCCGTGGCGGCGCTGTTTCTCCTGTGCGCGCCGTTGTGGGGCAGGATCGCCGGGCTGTTCGCTGCTCTGTCGCTGCTGCTCATGCCTCGCGGGTTCGCTCACGCCCACTACGGCGCGTTGGACGCCTCGATCGCGTCTCTGAGCCTGCTGACCCTCTTCGCCTTCCTGCGGCTGGCGGAGCACGACACCTGGCGTTGGGCGGTGATCGCAGGTGTTGCCTTCGGTCTTGCGCTCCTGACCAAGCTCAACGCCTTCTTCCTTCCCATCATGGTGATCGCATGGGCTGTGCTCTGCGCGCGGCATATGCTGGGCAAAGCCGCCGTCGCGCTGCTCATCATCGGCCCGGCCGTGTTCTTCGTCGGATGGCCGTGGCTGTGGCACGCGCCCGTGGAGCGCTTCGCCGGCTACATCGCGTTCCATCTGCGGCACTACCCCGTGGATGTCTTCTACCTCGGCCGGACCTATCACTATGCGCCGTGGCATTATCCGGGGATCGTCACGTCGGTGACCACGCCGCCCGCGGCGCTTCTGCTCGCGGCTGTCGGGCTGGCGAACATCGCGCGGGTGCGCCCGGAGCACGAGCGGCAGCAGGCCGTTGCCATTCTGCTCGGCATCGGTTTAGGCGTTTCGCTGCTGTTCTCGTCCTTGCCCGTCGCGCCAAAGTACAACGGCGTGCGACTGTTTCTACCCGCGCTTCCGCTCATTGCCGGCCTCGCCGGCGCAGGGTTCGGCATCGTCACGCACTACCTGCGCGCGGCGATGGCGCGATGGCGCGGCGGCCGGTTCGCCGGACGGGCACGCTGGCTCGCCGCCGCGCTCGCGCTGATGCTGCTTCTCCCCGGCCTGTTCGCGGTGGCGGCGACGCATCCGCATCAGCTCGCGTACTACAACGCGCTGGTCGGCGGACCGGCAGGGGCGCAGAAGAAGGGCTTCGAGACGATCTACTGGGGCGGCGTGTATCTCGATGCGCTTCAGGACTTCAACCGCCTGCCGCGTGACACGACGCTGTATATCACCCCCGCCGGTGTCGTCTCGCTCCTCGTCTTCTACCAGCGCGCGGGCATGCTGCGCGAGGATCTGCGTTTCGTGTCAACCGGCGAGACGCCGTCCGACACGCTCAACGCTGTCGTGTATTCCGACCTCGTCGTCTTCCAGTGCGCGCAAAGCGAATTCGACGACGTCTCGTGGCCGCTGTACCGGCGCGGTCGCCCGCTCATGAGTCGCATGCTCGGCCCGGCCAGTCTCGCGGTGCCGCTGCTGAATGGATACACCAGCGACGCGGCGCTCGCGGTGCTTAAAGAGAAGCGAGCGGCGTCCGACACGGAGGGGCAGGCCGCGCAGTGA
- a CDS encoding YfhO family protein gives MRKRHSHDNAHTPFARAKPPGVGSRLWPYATLVAIAVAFCGRAVFTGNALAPLDMLLLMSPWNEYAHRFPEFSHVQTPMLDPVQQYLPWRLFATASLRDGIIPLWNPYAFSGTPFLANLQSAIFYPPNLIFLIMPVALGFTYTAVLHLALAGCFMFFFLRVWGIAKWPALAAAAAYMLNGYFIAWLEYPAIGLWVAVWLPLMLGLHELGLRRRSWALTALTGLVVAVQFFGGHLQVAAYVVFAFLLYALVRTIWNASGESGSSVRRWEPITRGVAALALGLLLAAGQLLPTMELAPRSHRPPVSPAAIQNTALPYTHLVIYFVPKFFGTPADGNYWGNYVGRPDINFFETAGYVGILPLLLACFGALEWRRPLTKYLLALGAISLLLALGTPLYLLFFYAAPGFKQLAGVARILYLTAFAATGLAALGLDRLSREPRAPMVSVAGLFSIIALSIVSAGLWIFRPQVVAFAQTGVEPIASFPRYLLVQVVVFGGLLIVSWILIAARSRLRVTVFGALCLALIVLDLFLAWVRFNPVTDPRMAFFDTGATTFLREHSRDDRMLAIGTSFRDWMPPNTPMAYSLRDIQGSDSLWWGRYHRFLSAAQPGAPTFDWRSLDSPALELLAVRHVISPHPVEHRGWELVLDDDAFVYRRRAPTARARLVSDWRVATDEEALQAVASGAPTMLATPLLDAAPNARAAPGAPPGSAEIVADGIDMVQVRCRAPAPRVLVLADPNYPGWRVEIGDEAAPSLTADYAFRAVEVPRGEHLVTWRYEPGAFRLGLFFGLVGAAAVVACLAAGTAGGEQRRKAAQRSNQSAT, from the coding sequence ATGCGCAAGCGTCACAGTCACGATAACGCGCACACTCCATTCGCCCGGGCCAAACCCCCGGGCGTCGGCAGTCGCCTCTGGCCTTACGCCACGCTCGTCGCTATCGCCGTCGCCTTCTGCGGGCGCGCGGTTTTCACCGGCAACGCCCTGGCGCCGCTCGACATGCTGCTGCTCATGTCGCCGTGGAATGAGTACGCCCACCGGTTCCCGGAGTTCTCCCACGTTCAGACGCCCATGCTCGATCCCGTGCAGCAGTATCTCCCGTGGCGCCTGTTCGCGACGGCGAGCCTCAGGGACGGCATCATCCCGCTGTGGAATCCTTACGCCTTCTCCGGCACGCCGTTCCTCGCCAACCTCCAGTCGGCCATCTTCTACCCGCCCAACCTGATCTTTCTCATCATGCCCGTCGCGCTGGGCTTCACGTACACCGCGGTCCTTCACTTGGCCCTCGCGGGGTGCTTCATGTTCTTCTTCCTCCGCGTGTGGGGCATCGCGAAATGGCCGGCGCTGGCCGCGGCGGCGGCCTACATGCTCAACGGCTACTTCATCGCGTGGCTGGAATACCCGGCGATCGGCCTGTGGGTCGCGGTCTGGCTACCCCTGATGCTGGGGCTTCACGAGCTGGGCCTGCGCCGGAGGAGTTGGGCGCTGACGGCTTTGACCGGCCTCGTCGTCGCCGTCCAGTTCTTCGGCGGCCATCTCCAGGTCGCCGCCTACGTCGTTTTCGCGTTCCTCCTCTACGCGCTGGTGCGCACGATCTGGAATGCGTCGGGCGAGAGTGGATCCAGCGTCCGACGCTGGGAGCCCATCACGCGGGGGGTCGCGGCGCTCGCCCTCGGGTTGCTGCTGGCGGCCGGGCAGCTTCTGCCGACTATGGAACTCGCGCCGCGCAGCCACCGCCCGCCCGTTTCGCCCGCGGCGATCCAGAACACGGCATTGCCGTACACTCACCTCGTCATCTACTTCGTCCCGAAGTTCTTCGGCACGCCTGCGGACGGCAACTACTGGGGCAACTACGTCGGCCGGCCGGATATCAACTTCTTCGAAACCGCGGGCTACGTCGGCATACTGCCCCTGCTTCTCGCTTGCTTCGGCGCGCTCGAATGGCGTCGCCCACTGACGAAGTATCTGCTCGCGCTCGGCGCCATTTCGCTCTTGCTCGCCTTGGGCACGCCTCTGTATCTGCTCTTCTTCTATGCGGCGCCCGGCTTCAAGCAGCTCGCAGGGGTCGCGCGCATTCTCTATCTCACTGCCTTCGCCGCCACCGGGCTCGCCGCGCTCGGGCTCGACCGCCTGTCGCGAGAGCCGCGCGCGCCGATGGTATCAGTTGCGGGGCTCTTTTCCATTATCGCGCTCAGCATCGTCAGCGCCGGTTTGTGGATCTTCCGCCCGCAGGTAGTCGCCTTCGCGCAGACCGGGGTCGAGCCCATCGCGTCCTTCCCGCGTTACCTGCTCGTGCAGGTCGTAGTCTTCGGCGGGCTCCTGATCGTGAGCTGGATTCTCATCGCGGCTCGCAGCAGATTGCGGGTTACGGTCTTCGGCGCCCTCTGTCTGGCGCTGATCGTCCTCGATCTGTTCCTTGCCTGGGTCCGCTTCAATCCCGTGACCGACCCGCGCATGGCGTTCTTCGATACCGGCGCGACGACGTTCCTGCGCGAGCACTCGCGCGACGACCGCATGCTCGCGATCGGCACCAGCTTCCGTGACTGGATGCCACCGAACACGCCGATGGCGTATTCCCTGCGCGACATCCAGGGCTCCGATTCCCTGTGGTGGGGGAGGTACCACCGCTTCCTCAGCGCCGCGCAGCCCGGCGCTCCCACATTCGATTGGCGCAGTCTCGATTCGCCTGCTCTGGAACTGCTCGCCGTGCGCCATGTGATCTCTCCCCACCCGGTGGAGCATCGGGGGTGGGAGCTGGTGCTCGACGACGACGCCTTCGTCTACCGCCGCCGCGCGCCGACGGCTCGCGCGCGCCTCGTGTCTGACTGGAGGGTGGCAACGGACGAAGAAGCGCTGCAGGCGGTGGCGTCGGGTGCTCCAACGATGCTCGCCACGCCGCTTCTCGACGCGGCGCCGAACGCGCGCGCCGCGCCCGGGGCGCCGCCGGGGTCAGCAGAGATCGTCGCCGACGGGATTGACATGGTCCAGGTGCGGTGCCGCGCTCCTGCGCCGCGAGTGCTCGTACTGGCCGATCCCAATTACCCGGGTTGGCGCGTGGAGATCGGCGACGAGGCGGCGCCGTCGCTTACGGCCGACTACGCCTTTCGCGCCGTGGAGGTGCCGAGAGGCGAGCACTTGGTGACGTGGCGCTACGAGCCGGGTGCATTTCGCCTCGGCCTTTTCTTCGGGCTCGTGGGAGCGGCGGCTGTGGTCGCCTGCCTGGCGGCGGGGACGGCCGGCGGCGAGCAGCGCCGCAAGGCCGCGCAGCGGAGCAACCAGAGCGCCACATGA
- a CDS encoding YfhO family protein codes for MPRRGLRGQELRTSATTRETLLRRIAGPLLIAALAILFLGRALLTGDVMLPADYLLHFQPWQAEAGPVAEEHWNALVWDSVAQYYPWRAFAHDSLARGVIPLWNPYQFCGTPFVANSQSAVFYPPNLVFWVISPARAFGVAAALHLFLAGLFAYMFLRALGVGRFGGTFGGLTFAFCGFFAAWLQLPTVLSTALWLPLALFFAERYFATYRLRYVLGAGFAVGTALLAGHPQMSLYVLGMTAAYVIFRALTSSGAVRGRLGRGILAGAIAGALALLWGAVQLLPTAELLPMSHRATAASAQGYAAYLRFAMPWQHLVTLLLPEFLGNPIYGTYVGRGNFAEYAAYVGVVPLILAVLGVIWRRDKYAFFFAAVAAFALFVALGTPVNLLLFYGIPGFSSTGGPARMLFVYSAAMAFLAGMGADAAANALADSATARRFARHFALGAAAALLAAALFAGVLSAMFAVPLLGLLGAPAINIVVMLLVLAVTVASLWAASGRTGLGREAALALLLIASALELAAFGARYYRTAPLERVYPATELTAYLRRHVPVGRLMPLYQSWGLAKFPDAVLPPNSAMVYGLHDVQGYDSLYLARYRSVLAAVQGRDPSPPANGNMLLGSSADPSLLAALGVTHVLSQASFDIPGLALERSGEVNVYRVENSAPRAYVARSTVYASDIVGALAELSQASRGGAVLEMPPPQSVQEPRAAGSPNSVTVLRHDLNRVRLKVWHPGYVVLSDAYYPGWRARVDGEPAEIHIANGAFRAVRVAPGGHDVEMRFEPCSFRLGLFATLIAVAVGMAAAGMTLGVRRRP; via the coding sequence TTGCCTCGGCGTGGTCTTCGTGGCCAGGAGCTAAGGACGTCTGCGACAACGCGCGAGACGCTGCTGCGGCGCATCGCCGGGCCGCTGCTCATCGCCGCGCTCGCGATCCTGTTCCTCGGCCGCGCGCTGTTGACCGGCGATGTCATGCTCCCCGCGGACTATCTCCTTCACTTCCAGCCGTGGCAGGCGGAGGCCGGCCCCGTTGCGGAAGAGCATTGGAATGCCCTGGTCTGGGATTCCGTCGCGCAGTACTACCCCTGGCGAGCGTTCGCCCACGACAGCCTCGCCCGCGGCGTGATACCACTGTGGAACCCGTACCAGTTCTGCGGCACGCCGTTCGTCGCCAACAGCCAATCCGCCGTCTTCTATCCGCCTAATCTCGTCTTCTGGGTGATATCGCCCGCGCGCGCCTTCGGCGTCGCCGCCGCGCTTCACCTGTTTCTGGCCGGGCTGTTTGCGTATATGTTCCTGCGCGCGCTCGGCGTGGGCCGATTCGGCGGCACGTTCGGCGGGCTCACCTTCGCTTTCTGCGGCTTCTTCGCCGCGTGGCTGCAGCTCCCGACGGTCCTCAGCACGGCGCTGTGGTTGCCGCTTGCCCTCTTCTTCGCCGAGCGATACTTCGCCACGTACCGTCTGCGCTATGTGCTCGGCGCCGGGTTCGCCGTGGGGACGGCGCTCCTCGCGGGGCATCCGCAGATGTCTCTCTACGTCCTTGGCATGACCGCGGCCTACGTCATCTTCCGCGCGCTGACATCGTCAGGCGCGGTTCGCGGGCGCCTTGGGCGCGGCATCCTCGCAGGGGCTATCGCAGGAGCCCTCGCCCTGCTGTGGGGCGCGGTGCAGCTTCTGCCAACCGCCGAGCTGCTTCCGATGAGCCACCGGGCAACCGCCGCCAGTGCCCAGGGCTACGCGGCCTACCTGCGCTTCGCCATGCCGTGGCAACACCTCGTCACCCTTCTGCTCCCGGAGTTCCTGGGCAACCCCATCTATGGCACCTACGTCGGGCGCGGCAACTTCGCGGAGTACGCGGCGTACGTCGGCGTTGTGCCGCTGATCCTCGCCGTGCTCGGTGTTATCTGGCGGCGCGACAAGTACGCCTTCTTCTTCGCCGCCGTGGCGGCGTTCGCGCTCTTCGTGGCCCTGGGCACGCCGGTGAATCTTCTGCTGTTCTACGGCATCCCCGGCTTCAGCAGCACGGGCGGCCCGGCGCGGATGCTGTTCGTGTATTCCGCCGCGATGGCGTTTCTCGCCGGTATGGGCGCGGATGCTGCCGCGAACGCGCTGGCCGATTCCGCGACGGCGCGCCGGTTTGCCCGTCACTTCGCGCTCGGCGCCGCCGCGGCGCTGCTCGCCGCCGCCCTGTTCGCCGGCGTCCTTTCGGCAATGTTTGCCGTCCCGCTGCTGGGACTTCTCGGCGCGCCTGCGATCAACATTGTCGTGATGCTCCTCGTGCTGGCTGTCACCGTAGCCTCGCTGTGGGCGGCAAGCGGACGGACCGGGCTCGGCCGCGAGGCGGCGCTCGCGCTCTTGCTCATCGCGTCGGCGCTGGAGCTTGCGGCCTTCGGTGCAAGGTACTACCGTACCGCGCCGCTTGAGCGCGTCTATCCCGCGACCGAGTTGACCGCTTATCTGCGGCGCCACGTCCCGGTCGGCAGGCTCATGCCCCTCTATCAGTCATGGGGACTCGCGAAATTCCCCGACGCAGTCCTGCCCCCGAATTCGGCCATGGTCTATGGCCTCCATGACGTGCAGGGCTATGACTCGCTCTACCTTGCCCGCTACAGGTCGGTGCTGGCCGCAGTCCAAGGACGCGATCCGAGCCCACCTGCGAACGGCAACATGCTGCTGGGGTCGTCGGCCGACCCGTCGCTGTTGGCGGCATTGGGCGTCACTCATGTGTTGTCGCAGGCGTCTTTCGACATCCCCGGGCTCGCGCTCGAGCGTTCGGGGGAGGTGAATGTGTACCGCGTCGAGAACTCTGCACCGCGAGCATACGTCGCGCGCTCGACCGTGTACGCATCGGACATCGTCGGTGCGCTCGCGGAGCTGAGTCAAGCGAGTCGCGGCGGCGCGGTTCTGGAGATGCCCCCGCCGCAGTCCGTTCAGGAACCGCGGGCGGCGGGCTCACCGAACAGCGTCACCGTGCTGAGGCATGACCTGAACCGGGTGCGCCTCAAGGTATGGCATCCGGGATACGTCGTGCTGAGTGACGCGTACTACCCGGGTTGGCGCGCGCGGGTTGACGGCGAGCCGGCCGAGATCCACATCGCCAACGGCGCGTTCCGCGCGGTGCGGGTCGCGCCCGGCGGGCACGATGTGGAGATGCGGTTCGAGCCGTGCTCCTTCAGGCTCGGCCTGTTCGCGACGCTGATCGCGGTCGCCGTCGGCATGGCCGCGGCCGGCATGACCCTCGGCGTGCGCCGCCGACCGTAG
- a CDS encoding glycosyltransferase family 39 protein, protein MRKGNLIFLVVTLLAGIAAAILAASGSWGVPGEWQWQHRVIQGERWWMPLPPSLALIGFSLWLLGRARERGRISAAWVLVFVVLACVLQLSTLAIMHDSTAYAGAVILSPVATTYFTEAAQVDDMRSFLRDYANRMPTFSQHAQTYPPGPIVFFWFRQQVIEGSAAVRGFAATLIALVTGFSPADLAGTYTRLYGRPVAIPEAIAAIVCAWQLGLIGCLSILLIFLLARDRWGYPAAVCAAAFSTAIPSFVLFTPSIAQLVAFETALTLYLFHLAWSRRSAAWGALAGAVWTIAALTSLAMLAIPPLLVLWALFDRVAGGAGKSAGSPWRVALAWVGGSLALFALAYGVLGIDFPAIMVAALGAHREVTTQAFARTYSRWLGWNLFDFWMFLGAGLGLWLLRQMWTEMRAFGRGPRESLTPLLWAVVLTVAALDLSGVVRAEVGRIWMFLMLPAAAVAGRSVASVERADIALGVILATQLLQISAFERHLALFVVL, encoded by the coding sequence ATGCGCAAGGGAAATCTGATCTTCCTCGTCGTCACGCTGCTTGCCGGTATCGCAGCCGCGATTCTCGCGGCATCTGGTTCGTGGGGTGTGCCCGGGGAGTGGCAGTGGCAGCACCGCGTCATTCAAGGTGAGCGGTGGTGGATGCCGTTGCCGCCGTCCCTCGCGCTCATCGGCTTCAGCCTGTGGCTGCTCGGGAGAGCGCGGGAGCGCGGCCGCATTTCGGCGGCATGGGTGCTCGTGTTCGTCGTGCTCGCGTGCGTCCTACAGCTTTCGACTCTCGCCATAATGCACGATTCCACCGCCTATGCGGGCGCAGTCATCCTCAGTCCCGTCGCAACAACGTACTTCACGGAAGCGGCGCAAGTCGACGACATGCGCTCGTTCCTCCGCGATTATGCGAACCGCATGCCGACGTTCAGCCAGCACGCGCAGACCTATCCGCCGGGGCCGATCGTCTTCTTCTGGTTCCGCCAGCAGGTCATCGAGGGGTCCGCGGCGGTGCGGGGCTTCGCCGCAACCCTGATCGCCCTCGTCACCGGCTTTTCCCCTGCGGACCTGGCCGGCACCTACACACGGCTCTACGGGCGCCCGGTGGCAATCCCCGAGGCCATCGCCGCCATCGTCTGCGCATGGCAGCTCGGCCTCATCGGGTGCTTGAGCATTCTGCTGATCTTCCTCCTGGCTCGCGATCGCTGGGGCTATCCGGCGGCGGTGTGCGCGGCAGCGTTCTCGACCGCGATTCCGAGCTTCGTCCTCTTCACGCCCTCGATTGCGCAGCTCGTCGCATTCGAAACCGCGCTGACGCTCTACCTGTTCCACCTCGCCTGGTCGCGCCGCAGTGCAGCGTGGGGCGCTCTCGCAGGAGCAGTGTGGACTATCGCCGCCCTCACCAGCCTGGCCATGCTGGCCATTCCGCCGCTGCTCGTCCTGTGGGCCTTGTTCGACCGCGTCGCCGGCGGCGCGGGCAAATCCGCCGGTTCGCCCTGGCGGGTCGCCCTGGCGTGGGTGGGGGGATCGCTCGCACTGTTCGCGCTGGCCTACGGCGTGTTGGGCATTGACTTTCCGGCGATCATGGTCGCCGCCCTCGGCGCTCACCGCGAGGTGACCACGCAGGCGTTCGCGCGCACCTATTCGCGCTGGCTCGGCTGGAATCTGTTCGACTTCTGGATGTTCCTCGGCGCCGGGCTTGGTCTATGGCTCCTGCGGCAGATGTGGACTGAGATGCGCGCGTTCGGCCGTGGGCCGCGTGAGTCGCTCACTCCGCTGCTGTGGGCCGTCGTACTCACCGTCGCCGCGCTCGACCTGTCCGGCGTGGTGCGCGCCGAGGTCGGACGCATTTGGATGTTCCTCATGCTCCCGGCCGCTGCGGTCGCCGGCCGCTCCGTCGCATCCGTCGAACGCGCCGACATCGCCCTCGGCGTCATCCTCGCCACTCAGTTGCTGCAGATCTCCGCCTTCGAGCGACACCTAGCGCTGTTCGTCGTTCTGTGA
- a CDS encoding multidrug resistance protein: MPTLLLVFIAVVLASFGQIAMKHGMNLTGSLGPSPGVTILFGLLKAVFTPYVFLGLALYAISAMFWLMVLKQAQELSYVYPLIGSTYVIVLLLSWLFFKEHITLVRSVGVVLICLGVVFVARS; encoded by the coding sequence TTGCCTACTCTGTTGCTGGTATTCATCGCGGTGGTGCTGGCCAGCTTCGGCCAGATCGCCATGAAGCACGGGATGAATCTGACCGGGTCGCTCGGCCCGAGCCCGGGGGTCACGATCCTGTTCGGGCTGCTCAAGGCAGTATTCACGCCGTATGTCTTCCTCGGCCTCGCTCTGTATGCCATCTCGGCCATGTTCTGGCTGATGGTGCTCAAGCAGGCGCAGGAATTGAGTTACGTTTACCCCCTGATCGGCTCCACGTACGTCATCGTTCTCTTGCTGTCGTGGCTCTTCTTCAAGGAGCACATCACACTGGTGCGCTCCGTGGGGGTAGTGCTGATTTGCCTCGGCGTGGTCTTCGTGGCCAGGAGCTAA
- a CDS encoding glycosyltransferase family 2 protein, whose translation MNPISAIIPSRNGRDLLAQCIPALERALRPGDEIIVVDDGSTDGSAEFLRRRHPRVRVVRVTRSRGFGDLCNLGMRLCYFDLALLLNNDMVVAPDSLEPLIAALAAPGVFAVGPQYRMRRGIRDGYRCSICGGIHREGIQYHGPGIMLDAPAGGGLFDRRMFWELGGFDPLYLPFYWEDTDLGYRAWRAGLRIRVEPASVMYHEHGATISRLQSRHRAEATEARNSLLFTWKNARDIDVVLRHLWRLPRRMAADILNRNGAPGVRGLAAALRRMPRALAARAAEGAGLRSDAALARAAVRYPRLFLDRLA comes from the coding sequence GTGAATCCCATCAGCGCGATAATCCCGAGCCGCAACGGGCGCGACCTGCTCGCACAGTGCATACCCGCGTTGGAGCGGGCGCTGCGGCCGGGCGACGAGATAATCGTTGTGGACGACGGAAGCACCGACGGCAGCGCCGAATTCCTCAGGCGTCGCCATCCGCGCGTACGCGTCGTCCGCGTGACCCGCAGTCGCGGCTTCGGCGATCTCTGCAATCTCGGCATGCGGCTGTGCTATTTCGACCTCGCGCTGCTGCTCAACAACGACATGGTCGTCGCGCCGGATTCCCTCGAGCCGCTGATCGCCGCGCTGGCCGCGCCCGGCGTATTCGCCGTTGGCCCGCAGTACCGCATGCGCCGCGGGATACGGGACGGCTACCGGTGCAGCATATGCGGCGGCATCCACCGCGAGGGCATCCAGTACCACGGGCCCGGAATCATGCTCGACGCGCCGGCCGGCGGCGGCCTCTTCGACCGCCGCATGTTCTGGGAGCTGGGCGGCTTCGATCCGCTCTATCTGCCGTTCTACTGGGAGGACACCGACCTCGGCTACCGCGCCTGGCGCGCGGGCCTGCGTATCCGCGTCGAGCCCGCCAGCGTCATGTACCACGAGCACGGCGCCACCATCAGTCGCCTGCAATCACGCCATCGCGCGGAGGCGACCGAGGCCCGTAACTCCCTACTGTTCACCTGGAAGAACGCGCGCGATATCGACGTGGTCCTGCGTCACCTGTGGCGGCTGCCCCGGCGCATGGCCGCCGACATCCTGAATCGGAACGGCGCACCAGGCGTGCGCGGGCTGGCGGCGGCGTTGCGGCGCATGCCGCGCGCGCTGGCCGCGCGCGCCGCCGAAGGGGCGGGTCTGCGCTCGGATGCCGCCCTCGCACGCGCCGCGGTGCGCTATCCGCGCTTGTTCCTAGACCGGCTCGCATGA
- a CDS encoding glycosyltransferase family 39 protein — protein MKPYQIKRIERAGLAVIMLAAVVLRFAGLRWGIPNEAHLFSYHPDEAPILGASWYMLITGDWDPHFYNYGTCYVYLIAAVAKGGAVMGFIPLPKGGWAELHLIARFLTALMGAATVYLVYSIGKSLGGVPVGFGAAALMAILPAHVVNSHYATVDVPATFFIALLFVILLRFFGRAELGWYLVAGLALGLAAATKYTVGLALITLIIAHFYASDEYGESPSILYLLAAVFVAVLAFFAVTPYLLVMTPEGFRLNPDLVRDVRFEMEHMRVGGTFAFANAGLGWIYHLLRSLPAAMGYVALAFGLVGAVLMIQRGGPVALVLFSFALPYFVLVGAGKEMFLRYMVPLLTVLAVSAAYALERLREASVPKLGKWGAVVAPALLGAACIFLTAWYAVQMVGIMMAPDVRTRAANWLRPQLTSTADVGLASTPWYFTPPITTFNGGLRSAADFRRWQEEDAPYRVTVIGWDAAALRQERPDYFIVSDAEYADLLRLQREDAVGLMDALPKTYRRIEVFEPPPPLPALRPDKLACPPDWLYTWPRIEVHY, from the coding sequence ATGAAGCCCTACCAGATCAAGCGCATCGAGCGGGCCGGCCTCGCGGTCATCATGCTCGCGGCGGTGGTGCTGCGTTTCGCCGGCCTGCGGTGGGGGATTCCGAACGAAGCGCACCTCTTCTCGTATCACCCCGACGAGGCGCCGATCCTCGGCGCCTCGTGGTACATGCTCATCACCGGCGACTGGGATCCCCACTTCTACAACTACGGGACGTGCTACGTCTATCTCATAGCTGCCGTTGCCAAGGGCGGCGCGGTGATGGGCTTCATCCCACTGCCCAAGGGCGGGTGGGCCGAACTGCACTTGATCGCGCGCTTCCTGACCGCGCTCATGGGGGCGGCGACCGTGTACCTCGTTTACTCGATCGGCAAGAGCCTGGGCGGCGTCCCGGTTGGGTTCGGCGCGGCGGCCCTGATGGCGATCCTGCCCGCGCACGTCGTCAACTCCCATTACGCGACCGTGGACGTGCCGGCGACGTTCTTCATTGCGCTGCTGTTCGTGATCTTGCTGCGATTCTTCGGCCGCGCGGAGCTTGGCTGGTATCTGGTCGCGGGACTGGCGCTCGGGCTCGCGGCGGCGACGAAGTACACGGTCGGTCTTGCTCTGATTACGCTCATCATCGCTCACTTCTACGCCTCGGACGAGTACGGTGAGTCGCCTTCGATCCTCTACCTTCTGGCGGCGGTGTTTGTCGCCGTGCTTGCATTCTTCGCGGTGACGCCTTACCTCCTGGTGATGACGCCGGAGGGTTTTCGCCTCAATCCCGATTTGGTGCGCGACGTGCGATTCGAGATGGAGCATATGCGGGTCGGCGGCACCTTCGCGTTCGCCAACGCCGGACTCGGCTGGATCTACCACCTGCTGCGTTCGCTGCCCGCGGCAATGGGCTACGTCGCGCTGGCATTTGGCCTCGTCGGCGCGGTGCTCATGATTCAGCGCGGGGGGCCCGTCGCGCTCGTCTTGTTCAGCTTTGCCCTGCCATATTTCGTGCTCGTCGGCGCGGGGAAAGAGATGTTCCTGCGCTACATGGTGCCGCTGCTGACGGTGCTGGCGGTGTCGGCCGCCTATGCCCTCGAGCGATTGCGTGAGGCGAGCGTGCCGAAGCTCGGCAAGTGGGGCGCCGTCGTCGCCCCGGCTCTGCTCGGGGCGGCGTGCATCTTCCTCACCGCCTGGTATGCCGTCCAGATGGTCGGCATCATGATGGCGCCGGACGTCCGCACCCGGGCCGCCAACTGGCTGCGCCCGCAACTCACAAGCACCGCCGACGTCGGCCTCGCCTCAACGCCGTGGTACTTCACGCCGCCGATTACGACTTTCAACGGCGGCCTGCGCAGCGCGGCGGACTTCCGCCGCTGGCAGGAGGAGGACGCGCCGTACCGCGTGACCGTCATCGGTTGGGATGCCGCGGCACTGCGGCAGGAACGGCCGGACTACTTCATCGTGAGTGACGCCGAGTATGCCGATCTCCTGCGCCTGCAGCGCGAGGACGCGGTCGGCCTCATGGATGCGCTGCCGAAGACGTATCGCCGGATCGAGGTCTTCGAGCCGCCGCCTCCGCTCCCGGCCTTGAGACCGGACAAGCTCGCATGCCCACCGGACTGGCTCTACACGTGGCCGCGAATCGAGGTCCACTATTAG